A genome region from Manis pentadactyla isolate mManPen7 chromosome 5, mManPen7.hap1, whole genome shotgun sequence includes the following:
- the DOK7 gene encoding protein Dok-7 isoform X3, translating to MTEAALVEGQVKLRDGKKVGARGGRGGGRARAAAHAPSVPQWKSRWLVLRKPSPVADCLLMLAYKDRSERAQGLRERGSLTLEDICGLEPGLPYEGLAHTLAIVCLSQAVMLGFDSREAMCAWDARIRYALGEGAGVFFLSSSEGEHISFLFDCIVRGISPTKGPFGLQPVLPDPSLGGPATVEARVAQEALEALQLEKRLSLLSHSVRTGSGGDDRSLSSSSSEASRSDVSTSSRLTAWPEQSWSSAGTSQEGPGLGAAQVPGEVALGASRPPPKPLRPRQLQEVGRQSSADSGIATGSRSSCSGSFSSGTDSSLDVWRSGDEFGSLLSLPLAAGAPEPSLCACPPGTAEYQVPTALRPHYDSPRSLRQAPRDQTPAAQGGPAGGGAGDSGSQVSAGCPSSWLGARQRGQETEAAGSEATPPSPAPTEPWEAGGPRAEPPPAFFAACPVCGGLKVKPPP from the exons ATGACCGAGGCGGCGCTGGTGGAGGGCCAGGTCAAGCTCCGGGACGGCAAGAAGGTCGGGGCGCGCGGCGGGCGCGGGGGGGGCCGGGCGCGGGCGGCCGCTCACGCTCCCTCCGTCCCGCAGTGGAAGAGTAGGTGGCTGGTGCTGCGCAAGCCGTCGCCGGTGGCAG ACTGCTTGCTGATGCTGGCCTACAAGGACCGGTCGGAGCGGGCCCAGGGCCTGCGGGAGCGCGGCAGCCTGACCCTGGAGGACATCTGCGGCCTGGAGCCCGGCCTGCCCTACGAGGGGCTGGCCCACACGCTCGCCATCGTCTGCCTGTCGCAGGCTGTCATGCTGGGCTTCGACAGCCGCGAGGCCATGTGTGCCTGGGACGCCCGGATCCGCTACGCGCTCGGCGAGG GGGCCGGAGTCTTCTTCCTGTCCTCCTCCGAGGGTGAGCACATCAGCTTCCTGTTCGACTGCATCGTCCGCGGCATCTCCCCCACCAAGGGCCCCTTCGGGCTGCAGCCGGTTCTCCCAG ACCCGAGCCTCGGGGGGCCCGCCACCGTGGAGGCGCGAGTGGCCCAGGAGGCCCTGGAAGCCCTACAGCTGGAGAAGCGGCTCAGCCTCCTCTCCCACTCAGTCAGGACGGGCAGTGGAG GGGATGACCGCAGCCTGTCCAGCTCGTCGTCAGAGGCGAGCCGCTCGGACGTCAGCACCAGCAGCCGGCTCACAGCCTGGCCAGAGCAGTCCTGGTCCTCGGCTGGCACCTCGCAGGAGGGGCCCGGGCTGGGGGCCGCCCAGGTCCCTGGGGAGGTCGCGCTGGGCGCCTCCAGGCCGCCACCCAAGCCGCTGCGGCCCCGGCAGCTGCAGGAGGTCGGCCGCCAGAGCTCAGCGGACAGCGGCATCGCCACGGGCAGCCGCTCCTCCTGCTCGGGCAGCTTCTCCTCGGGCACCGACAGCAGCCTGGACGTGTGGCGATCCGGCGACGAGTTTGGCTCACTGCTCAGTCTGCCGCTGGCGGCCGGGGCGCCCGAGCCCAGCCTGTGTGCCTGCCCTCCGGGGACAGCCGAGTACCAAGTGCCCACCGCCCTGCGGCCCCACTATGACTCGCCCCGCAGCCTGCGCCAGGCACCCAGGGACCAGACCCCAGCCGCACAGGGCGGCCCTGCCGGCGGCGGGGCTGGGGACTCGGGCAGCCAGGTGTCCGCGGGGTGCCCCTCCAGCTGGCTGGGTGCCCGGCAGCGGGGACAGGAGACGGAGGCTGCGGGCAGTGAGGCCAccccacccagcccagcccccaccgAGCCCTGGGAGGCGGGTGGCCCTCGTGCTGAGCCGCCTCCTGCCTTCTTTGCCGCATGTCCCGTCTGTGGCGGACTCAAGGTAAAGCCCCCGCCCTGA
- the DOK7 gene encoding protein Dok-7 isoform X6, whose amino-acid sequence MEPGAGVFFLSSSEGEHISFLFDCIVRGISPTKGPFGLQPVLPDPSLGGPATVEARVAQEALEALQLEKRLSLLSHSVRTGSGGDDRSLSSSSSEASRSDVSTSSRLTAWPEQSWSSAGTSQEGPGLGAAQVPGEVALGASRPPPKPLRPRQLQEVGRQSSADSGIATGSRSSCSGSFSSGTDSSLDVWRSGDEFGSLLSLPLAAGAPEPSLCACPPGTAEYQVPTALRPHYDSPRSLRQAPRDQTPAAQGGPAGGGAGDSGSQVSAGCPSSWLGARQRGQETEAAGSEATPPSPAPTEPWEAGGPRAEPPPAFFAACPVCGGLKVKPPP is encoded by the exons ATGGAGCCAG GGGCCGGAGTCTTCTTCCTGTCCTCCTCCGAGGGTGAGCACATCAGCTTCCTGTTCGACTGCATCGTCCGCGGCATCTCCCCCACCAAGGGCCCCTTCGGGCTGCAGCCGGTTCTCCCAG ACCCGAGCCTCGGGGGGCCCGCCACCGTGGAGGCGCGAGTGGCCCAGGAGGCCCTGGAAGCCCTACAGCTGGAGAAGCGGCTCAGCCTCCTCTCCCACTCAGTCAGGACGGGCAGTGGAG GGGATGACCGCAGCCTGTCCAGCTCGTCGTCAGAGGCGAGCCGCTCGGACGTCAGCACCAGCAGCCGGCTCACAGCCTGGCCAGAGCAGTCCTGGTCCTCGGCTGGCACCTCGCAGGAGGGGCCCGGGCTGGGGGCCGCCCAGGTCCCTGGGGAGGTCGCGCTGGGCGCCTCCAGGCCGCCACCCAAGCCGCTGCGGCCCCGGCAGCTGCAGGAGGTCGGCCGCCAGAGCTCAGCGGACAGCGGCATCGCCACGGGCAGCCGCTCCTCCTGCTCGGGCAGCTTCTCCTCGGGCACCGACAGCAGCCTGGACGTGTGGCGATCCGGCGACGAGTTTGGCTCACTGCTCAGTCTGCCGCTGGCGGCCGGGGCGCCCGAGCCCAGCCTGTGTGCCTGCCCTCCGGGGACAGCCGAGTACCAAGTGCCCACCGCCCTGCGGCCCCACTATGACTCGCCCCGCAGCCTGCGCCAGGCACCCAGGGACCAGACCCCAGCCGCACAGGGCGGCCCTGCCGGCGGCGGGGCTGGGGACTCGGGCAGCCAGGTGTCCGCGGGGTGCCCCTCCAGCTGGCTGGGTGCCCGGCAGCGGGGACAGGAGACGGAGGCTGCGGGCAGTGAGGCCAccccacccagcccagcccccaccgAGCCCTGGGAGGCGGGTGGCCCTCGTGCTGAGCCGCCTCCTGCCTTCTTTGCCGCATGTCCCGTCTGTGGCGGACTCAAGGTAAAGCCCCCGCCCTGA
- the DOK7 gene encoding protein Dok-7 isoform X8 encodes MTEAALVEGQVKLRDGKKWKSRWLVLRKPSPVAGAGVFFLSSSEGEHISFLFDCIVRGISPTKGPFGLQPVLPDPSLGGPATVEARVAQEALEALQLEKRLSLLSHSVRTGSGGDDRSLSSSSSEASRSDVSTSSRLTAWPEQSWSSAGTSQEGPGLGAAQVPGEVALGASRPPPKPLRPRQLQEVGRQSSADSGIATGSRSSCSGSFSSGTDSSLDVWRSGDEFGSLLSLPLAAGAPEPSLCACPPGTAEYQVPTALRPHYDSPRSLRQAPRDQTPAAQGGPAGGGAGDSGSQVSAGCPSSWLGARQRGQETEAAGSEATPPSPAPTEPWEAGGPRAEPPPAFFAACPVCGGLKGAAASPPGLPTPLSGRPTPFPAGSLGPDRLSGDSPTYVNIPVSPSSKKQLHYMGLELQASEGIRGTGASRYAQIDITAMEAAHRVGARHAQTREERLPELEQRKRGAPQ; translated from the exons ATGACCGAGGCGGCGCTGGTGGAGGGCCAGGTCAAGCTCCGGGACGGCAAGAAG TGGAAGAGTAGGTGGCTGGTGCTGCGCAAGCCGTCGCCGGTGGCAG GGGCCGGAGTCTTCTTCCTGTCCTCCTCCGAGGGTGAGCACATCAGCTTCCTGTTCGACTGCATCGTCCGCGGCATCTCCCCCACCAAGGGCCCCTTCGGGCTGCAGCCGGTTCTCCCAG ACCCGAGCCTCGGGGGGCCCGCCACCGTGGAGGCGCGAGTGGCCCAGGAGGCCCTGGAAGCCCTACAGCTGGAGAAGCGGCTCAGCCTCCTCTCCCACTCAGTCAGGACGGGCAGTGGAG GGGATGACCGCAGCCTGTCCAGCTCGTCGTCAGAGGCGAGCCGCTCGGACGTCAGCACCAGCAGCCGGCTCACAGCCTGGCCAGAGCAGTCCTGGTCCTCGGCTGGCACCTCGCAGGAGGGGCCCGGGCTGGGGGCCGCCCAGGTCCCTGGGGAGGTCGCGCTGGGCGCCTCCAGGCCGCCACCCAAGCCGCTGCGGCCCCGGCAGCTGCAGGAGGTCGGCCGCCAGAGCTCAGCGGACAGCGGCATCGCCACGGGCAGCCGCTCCTCCTGCTCGGGCAGCTTCTCCTCGGGCACCGACAGCAGCCTGGACGTGTGGCGATCCGGCGACGAGTTTGGCTCACTGCTCAGTCTGCCGCTGGCGGCCGGGGCGCCCGAGCCCAGCCTGTGTGCCTGCCCTCCGGGGACAGCCGAGTACCAAGTGCCCACCGCCCTGCGGCCCCACTATGACTCGCCCCGCAGCCTGCGCCAGGCACCCAGGGACCAGACCCCAGCCGCACAGGGCGGCCCTGCCGGCGGCGGGGCTGGGGACTCGGGCAGCCAGGTGTCCGCGGGGTGCCCCTCCAGCTGGCTGGGTGCCCGGCAGCGGGGACAGGAGACGGAGGCTGCGGGCAGTGAGGCCAccccacccagcccagcccccaccgAGCCCTGGGAGGCGGGTGGCCCTCGTGCTGAGCCGCCTCCTGCCTTCTTTGCCGCATGTCCCGTCTGTGGCGGACTCAAG GGAGCAGCCGCCTCACCCCCTGGGCTCCCGACGCCACTTTCAGGTAGGCCCA CTCCCTTCCCTGCAGGCAGCCTGGGGCCTGACAGGCTGAGCGGCGACTCGCCCACCTACGTGAACATCCCTGTCAGCCCCTCATCCAAAAAGCAGCTGCACTACATGGGCCTGGAGCTGCAGGCCAGCGAGGGGATCCGAG GGACAGGCGCCTCCCGCTACGCGCAGATCGACATCACAGCCATGGAGGCGGCCCACAGGGTGGGGGCCCGGCACGCGCAGACCCGGGAGGAGCGGCTGCCGGAGCTGGAGCAGAGGAAGCGGGGGGCCCCGCAGTGA
- the DOK7 gene encoding protein Dok-7 isoform X1 yields the protein MTEAALVEGQWKSRWLVLRKPSPVADCLLMLAYKDRSERAQGLRERGSLTLEDICGLEPGLPYEGLAHTLAIVCLSQAVMLGFDSREAMCAWDARIRYALGEVHRFHVAVAPGTKLESGPATLHLCNGVLAVAKDIPPAVTGQWRLSDLRRYGAVPNGFIFEGGTRCGYWAGVFFLSSSEGEHISFLFDCIVRGISPTKGPFGLQPVLPDPSLGGPATVEARVAQEALEALQLEKRLSLLSHSVRTGSGGDDRSLSSSSSEASRSDVSTSSRLTAWPEQSWSSAGTSQEGPGLGAAQVPGEVALGASRPPPKPLRPRQLQEVGRQSSADSGIATGSRSSCSGSFSSGTDSSLDVWRSGDEFGSLLSLPLAAGAPEPSLCACPPGTAEYQVPTALRPHYDSPRSLRQAPRDQTPAAQGGPAGGGAGDSGSQVSAGCPSSWLGARQRGQETEAAGSEATPPSPAPTEPWEAGGPRAEPPPAFFAACPVCGGLKVKPPP from the exons ATGACCGAGGCGGCGCTGGTGGAGGGCCAG TGGAAGAGTAGGTGGCTGGTGCTGCGCAAGCCGTCGCCGGTGGCAG ACTGCTTGCTGATGCTGGCCTACAAGGACCGGTCGGAGCGGGCCCAGGGCCTGCGGGAGCGCGGCAGCCTGACCCTGGAGGACATCTGCGGCCTGGAGCCCGGCCTGCCCTACGAGGGGCTGGCCCACACGCTCGCCATCGTCTGCCTGTCGCAGGCTGTCATGCTGGGCTTCGACAGCCGCGAGGCCATGTGTGCCTGGGACGCCCGGATCCGCTACGCGCTCGGCGAGG TGCACAGGTTCCACGTGGCAGTGGCTCCGGGCACCAAGCTGGAGAGCGGCCCCGCCACCCTTCACCTCTGCAACGGTGTCCTCGCCGTGGCCAAGGACATCCCTCCGGCAGTCACCGGGCAGTGGAGGCTGTCTGACCTCCGGCGCTACGGGGCCGTGCCCAACGGATTCATCTTTGAAGGCGGGACCAGGTGTGGGTACT GGGCCGGAGTCTTCTTCCTGTCCTCCTCCGAGGGTGAGCACATCAGCTTCCTGTTCGACTGCATCGTCCGCGGCATCTCCCCCACCAAGGGCCCCTTCGGGCTGCAGCCGGTTCTCCCAG ACCCGAGCCTCGGGGGGCCCGCCACCGTGGAGGCGCGAGTGGCCCAGGAGGCCCTGGAAGCCCTACAGCTGGAGAAGCGGCTCAGCCTCCTCTCCCACTCAGTCAGGACGGGCAGTGGAG GGGATGACCGCAGCCTGTCCAGCTCGTCGTCAGAGGCGAGCCGCTCGGACGTCAGCACCAGCAGCCGGCTCACAGCCTGGCCAGAGCAGTCCTGGTCCTCGGCTGGCACCTCGCAGGAGGGGCCCGGGCTGGGGGCCGCCCAGGTCCCTGGGGAGGTCGCGCTGGGCGCCTCCAGGCCGCCACCCAAGCCGCTGCGGCCCCGGCAGCTGCAGGAGGTCGGCCGCCAGAGCTCAGCGGACAGCGGCATCGCCACGGGCAGCCGCTCCTCCTGCTCGGGCAGCTTCTCCTCGGGCACCGACAGCAGCCTGGACGTGTGGCGATCCGGCGACGAGTTTGGCTCACTGCTCAGTCTGCCGCTGGCGGCCGGGGCGCCCGAGCCCAGCCTGTGTGCCTGCCCTCCGGGGACAGCCGAGTACCAAGTGCCCACCGCCCTGCGGCCCCACTATGACTCGCCCCGCAGCCTGCGCCAGGCACCCAGGGACCAGACCCCAGCCGCACAGGGCGGCCCTGCCGGCGGCGGGGCTGGGGACTCGGGCAGCCAGGTGTCCGCGGGGTGCCCCTCCAGCTGGCTGGGTGCCCGGCAGCGGGGACAGGAGACGGAGGCTGCGGGCAGTGAGGCCAccccacccagcccagcccccaccgAGCCCTGGGAGGCGGGTGGCCCTCGTGCTGAGCCGCCTCCTGCCTTCTTTGCCGCATGTCCCGTCTGTGGCGGACTCAAGGTAAAGCCCCCGCCCTGA
- the DOK7 gene encoding protein Dok-7 isoform X5, which translates to MTEAALVEGQWKSRWLVLRKPSPVAGAGVFFLSSSEGEHISFLFDCIVRGISPTKGPFGLQPVLPDPSLGGPATVEARVAQEALEALQLEKRLSLLSHSVRTGSGGDDRSLSSSSSEASRSDVSTSSRLTAWPEQSWSSAGTSQEGPGLGAAQVPGEVALGASRPPPKPLRPRQLQEVGRQSSADSGIATGSRSSCSGSFSSGTDSSLDVWRSGDEFGSLLSLPLAAGAPEPSLCACPPGTAEYQVPTALRPHYDSPRSLRQAPRDQTPAAQGGPAGGGAGDSGSQVSAGCPSSWLGARQRGQETEAAGSEATPPSPAPTEPWEAGGPRAEPPPAFFAACPVCGGLKVKPPP; encoded by the exons ATGACCGAGGCGGCGCTGGTGGAGGGCCAG TGGAAGAGTAGGTGGCTGGTGCTGCGCAAGCCGTCGCCGGTGGCAG GGGCCGGAGTCTTCTTCCTGTCCTCCTCCGAGGGTGAGCACATCAGCTTCCTGTTCGACTGCATCGTCCGCGGCATCTCCCCCACCAAGGGCCCCTTCGGGCTGCAGCCGGTTCTCCCAG ACCCGAGCCTCGGGGGGCCCGCCACCGTGGAGGCGCGAGTGGCCCAGGAGGCCCTGGAAGCCCTACAGCTGGAGAAGCGGCTCAGCCTCCTCTCCCACTCAGTCAGGACGGGCAGTGGAG GGGATGACCGCAGCCTGTCCAGCTCGTCGTCAGAGGCGAGCCGCTCGGACGTCAGCACCAGCAGCCGGCTCACAGCCTGGCCAGAGCAGTCCTGGTCCTCGGCTGGCACCTCGCAGGAGGGGCCCGGGCTGGGGGCCGCCCAGGTCCCTGGGGAGGTCGCGCTGGGCGCCTCCAGGCCGCCACCCAAGCCGCTGCGGCCCCGGCAGCTGCAGGAGGTCGGCCGCCAGAGCTCAGCGGACAGCGGCATCGCCACGGGCAGCCGCTCCTCCTGCTCGGGCAGCTTCTCCTCGGGCACCGACAGCAGCCTGGACGTGTGGCGATCCGGCGACGAGTTTGGCTCACTGCTCAGTCTGCCGCTGGCGGCCGGGGCGCCCGAGCCCAGCCTGTGTGCCTGCCCTCCGGGGACAGCCGAGTACCAAGTGCCCACCGCCCTGCGGCCCCACTATGACTCGCCCCGCAGCCTGCGCCAGGCACCCAGGGACCAGACCCCAGCCGCACAGGGCGGCCCTGCCGGCGGCGGGGCTGGGGACTCGGGCAGCCAGGTGTCCGCGGGGTGCCCCTCCAGCTGGCTGGGTGCCCGGCAGCGGGGACAGGAGACGGAGGCTGCGGGCAGTGAGGCCAccccacccagcccagcccccaccgAGCCCTGGGAGGCGGGTGGCCCTCGTGCTGAGCCGCCTCCTGCCTTCTTTGCCGCATGTCCCGTCTGTGGCGGACTCAAGGTAAAGCCCCCGCCCTGA
- the DOK7 gene encoding protein Dok-7 isoform X4 codes for MVPAGGRPSESACLSLGKGQRAEWQEGFLCGDSVQPHVTRCLHSLRAGVFFLSSSEGEHISFLFDCIVRGISPTKGPFGLQPVLPDPSLGGPATVEARVAQEALEALQLEKRLSLLSHSVRTGSGGDDRSLSSSSSEASRSDVSTSSRLTAWPEQSWSSAGTSQEGPGLGAAQVPGEVALGASRPPPKPLRPRQLQEVGRQSSADSGIATGSRSSCSGSFSSGTDSSLDVWRSGDEFGSLLSLPLAAGAPEPSLCACPPGTAEYQVPTALRPHYDSPRSLRQAPRDQTPAAQGGPAGGGAGDSGSQVSAGCPSSWLGARQRGQETEAAGSEATPPSPAPTEPWEAGGPRAEPPPAFFAACPVCGGLKVKPPP; via the exons ATGGTGCCAGCCGGGGGCCGGCCCTCTGAGAGCGCATGCCTTTCTttgggcaaagggcagagggcagagtggCAGGAGGGATTCTTGTGCGGTGACAGCGTCCAGCCCCACGTGACCCGCTGTCTCCATTCACTCA GGGCCGGAGTCTTCTTCCTGTCCTCCTCCGAGGGTGAGCACATCAGCTTCCTGTTCGACTGCATCGTCCGCGGCATCTCCCCCACCAAGGGCCCCTTCGGGCTGCAGCCGGTTCTCCCAG ACCCGAGCCTCGGGGGGCCCGCCACCGTGGAGGCGCGAGTGGCCCAGGAGGCCCTGGAAGCCCTACAGCTGGAGAAGCGGCTCAGCCTCCTCTCCCACTCAGTCAGGACGGGCAGTGGAG GGGATGACCGCAGCCTGTCCAGCTCGTCGTCAGAGGCGAGCCGCTCGGACGTCAGCACCAGCAGCCGGCTCACAGCCTGGCCAGAGCAGTCCTGGTCCTCGGCTGGCACCTCGCAGGAGGGGCCCGGGCTGGGGGCCGCCCAGGTCCCTGGGGAGGTCGCGCTGGGCGCCTCCAGGCCGCCACCCAAGCCGCTGCGGCCCCGGCAGCTGCAGGAGGTCGGCCGCCAGAGCTCAGCGGACAGCGGCATCGCCACGGGCAGCCGCTCCTCCTGCTCGGGCAGCTTCTCCTCGGGCACCGACAGCAGCCTGGACGTGTGGCGATCCGGCGACGAGTTTGGCTCACTGCTCAGTCTGCCGCTGGCGGCCGGGGCGCCCGAGCCCAGCCTGTGTGCCTGCCCTCCGGGGACAGCCGAGTACCAAGTGCCCACCGCCCTGCGGCCCCACTATGACTCGCCCCGCAGCCTGCGCCAGGCACCCAGGGACCAGACCCCAGCCGCACAGGGCGGCCCTGCCGGCGGCGGGGCTGGGGACTCGGGCAGCCAGGTGTCCGCGGGGTGCCCCTCCAGCTGGCTGGGTGCCCGGCAGCGGGGACAGGAGACGGAGGCTGCGGGCAGTGAGGCCAccccacccagcccagcccccaccgAGCCCTGGGAGGCGGGTGGCCCTCGTGCTGAGCCGCCTCCTGCCTTCTTTGCCGCATGTCCCGTCTGTGGCGGACTCAAGGTAAAGCCCCCGCCCTGA
- the DOK7 gene encoding protein Dok-7 isoform X7: MTEAALVEGQVKLRDGKKWKSRWLVLRKPSPVADCLLMLAYKDRSERAQGLRERGSLTLEDICGLEPGLPYEGLAHTLAIVCLSQAVMLGFDSREAMCAWDARIRYALGEVHRFHVAVAPGTKLESGPATLHLCNGVLAVAKDIPPAVTGQWRLSDLRRYGAVPNGFIFEGGTRCGYWAGVFFLSSSEGEHISFLFDCIVRGISPTKGPFGLQPVLPDPSLGGPATVEARVAQEALEALQLEKRLSLLSHSVRTGSGGDDRSLSSSSSEASRSDVSTSSRLTAWPEQSWSSAGTSQEGPGLGAAQVPGEVALGASRPPPKPLRPRQLQEVGRQSSADSGIATGSRSSCSGSFSSGTDSSLDVWRSGDEFGSLLSLPLAAGAPEPSLCACPPGTAEYQVPTALRPHYDSPRSLRQAPRDQTPAAQGGPAGGGAGDSGSQVSAGCPSSWLGARQRGQETEAAGSEATPPSPAPTEPWEAGGPRAEPPPAFFAACPVCGGLKGAAASPPGLPTPLSGRPTPFPAGSLGPDRLSGDSPTYVNIPVSPSSKKQLHYMGLELQASEGIRGTGASRYAQIDITAMEAAHRVGARHAQTREERLPELEQRKRGAPQ, translated from the exons ATGACCGAGGCGGCGCTGGTGGAGGGCCAGGTCAAGCTCCGGGACGGCAAGAAG TGGAAGAGTAGGTGGCTGGTGCTGCGCAAGCCGTCGCCGGTGGCAG ACTGCTTGCTGATGCTGGCCTACAAGGACCGGTCGGAGCGGGCCCAGGGCCTGCGGGAGCGCGGCAGCCTGACCCTGGAGGACATCTGCGGCCTGGAGCCCGGCCTGCCCTACGAGGGGCTGGCCCACACGCTCGCCATCGTCTGCCTGTCGCAGGCTGTCATGCTGGGCTTCGACAGCCGCGAGGCCATGTGTGCCTGGGACGCCCGGATCCGCTACGCGCTCGGCGAGG TGCACAGGTTCCACGTGGCAGTGGCTCCGGGCACCAAGCTGGAGAGCGGCCCCGCCACCCTTCACCTCTGCAACGGTGTCCTCGCCGTGGCCAAGGACATCCCTCCGGCAGTCACCGGGCAGTGGAGGCTGTCTGACCTCCGGCGCTACGGGGCCGTGCCCAACGGATTCATCTTTGAAGGCGGGACCAGGTGTGGGTACT GGGCCGGAGTCTTCTTCCTGTCCTCCTCCGAGGGTGAGCACATCAGCTTCCTGTTCGACTGCATCGTCCGCGGCATCTCCCCCACCAAGGGCCCCTTCGGGCTGCAGCCGGTTCTCCCAG ACCCGAGCCTCGGGGGGCCCGCCACCGTGGAGGCGCGAGTGGCCCAGGAGGCCCTGGAAGCCCTACAGCTGGAGAAGCGGCTCAGCCTCCTCTCCCACTCAGTCAGGACGGGCAGTGGAG GGGATGACCGCAGCCTGTCCAGCTCGTCGTCAGAGGCGAGCCGCTCGGACGTCAGCACCAGCAGCCGGCTCACAGCCTGGCCAGAGCAGTCCTGGTCCTCGGCTGGCACCTCGCAGGAGGGGCCCGGGCTGGGGGCCGCCCAGGTCCCTGGGGAGGTCGCGCTGGGCGCCTCCAGGCCGCCACCCAAGCCGCTGCGGCCCCGGCAGCTGCAGGAGGTCGGCCGCCAGAGCTCAGCGGACAGCGGCATCGCCACGGGCAGCCGCTCCTCCTGCTCGGGCAGCTTCTCCTCGGGCACCGACAGCAGCCTGGACGTGTGGCGATCCGGCGACGAGTTTGGCTCACTGCTCAGTCTGCCGCTGGCGGCCGGGGCGCCCGAGCCCAGCCTGTGTGCCTGCCCTCCGGGGACAGCCGAGTACCAAGTGCCCACCGCCCTGCGGCCCCACTATGACTCGCCCCGCAGCCTGCGCCAGGCACCCAGGGACCAGACCCCAGCCGCACAGGGCGGCCCTGCCGGCGGCGGGGCTGGGGACTCGGGCAGCCAGGTGTCCGCGGGGTGCCCCTCCAGCTGGCTGGGTGCCCGGCAGCGGGGACAGGAGACGGAGGCTGCGGGCAGTGAGGCCAccccacccagcccagcccccaccgAGCCCTGGGAGGCGGGTGGCCCTCGTGCTGAGCCGCCTCCTGCCTTCTTTGCCGCATGTCCCGTCTGTGGCGGACTCAAG GGAGCAGCCGCCTCACCCCCTGGGCTCCCGACGCCACTTTCAGGTAGGCCCA CTCCCTTCCCTGCAGGCAGCCTGGGGCCTGACAGGCTGAGCGGCGACTCGCCCACCTACGTGAACATCCCTGTCAGCCCCTCATCCAAAAAGCAGCTGCACTACATGGGCCTGGAGCTGCAGGCCAGCGAGGGGATCCGAG GGACAGGCGCCTCCCGCTACGCGCAGATCGACATCACAGCCATGGAGGCGGCCCACAGGGTGGGGGCCCGGCACGCGCAGACCCGGGAGGAGCGGCTGCCGGAGCTGGAGCAGAGGAAGCGGGGGGCCCCGCAGTGA
- the DOK7 gene encoding protein Dok-7 isoform X2: MTEAALVEGQVKLRDGKKVGARGGRGGGRARAAAHAPSVPQWKSRWLVLRKPSPVADCLLMLAYKDRSERAQGLRERGSLTLEDICGLEPGLPYEGLAHTLAIVCLSQAVMLGFDSREAMCAWDARIRYALGEVHRFHVAVAPGTKLESGPATLHLCNGVLAVAKDIPPAVTGQWRLSDLRRYGAVPNGFIFEGGTRCGYYPSLGGPATVEARVAQEALEALQLEKRLSLLSHSVRTGSGGDDRSLSSSSSEASRSDVSTSSRLTAWPEQSWSSAGTSQEGPGLGAAQVPGEVALGASRPPPKPLRPRQLQEVGRQSSADSGIATGSRSSCSGSFSSGTDSSLDVWRSGDEFGSLLSLPLAAGAPEPSLCACPPGTAEYQVPTALRPHYDSPRSLRQAPRDQTPAAQGGPAGGGAGDSGSQVSAGCPSSWLGARQRGQETEAAGSEATPPSPAPTEPWEAGGPRAEPPPAFFAACPVCGGLKVKPPP, from the exons ATGACCGAGGCGGCGCTGGTGGAGGGCCAGGTCAAGCTCCGGGACGGCAAGAAGGTCGGGGCGCGCGGCGGGCGCGGGGGGGGCCGGGCGCGGGCGGCCGCTCACGCTCCCTCCGTCCCGCAGTGGAAGAGTAGGTGGCTGGTGCTGCGCAAGCCGTCGCCGGTGGCAG ACTGCTTGCTGATGCTGGCCTACAAGGACCGGTCGGAGCGGGCCCAGGGCCTGCGGGAGCGCGGCAGCCTGACCCTGGAGGACATCTGCGGCCTGGAGCCCGGCCTGCCCTACGAGGGGCTGGCCCACACGCTCGCCATCGTCTGCCTGTCGCAGGCTGTCATGCTGGGCTTCGACAGCCGCGAGGCCATGTGTGCCTGGGACGCCCGGATCCGCTACGCGCTCGGCGAGG TGCACAGGTTCCACGTGGCAGTGGCTCCGGGCACCAAGCTGGAGAGCGGCCCCGCCACCCTTCACCTCTGCAACGGTGTCCTCGCCGTGGCCAAGGACATCCCTCCGGCAGTCACCGGGCAGTGGAGGCTGTCTGACCTCCGGCGCTACGGGGCCGTGCCCAACGGATTCATCTTTGAAGGCGGGACCAGGTGTGGGTACT ACCCGAGCCTCGGGGGGCCCGCCACCGTGGAGGCGCGAGTGGCCCAGGAGGCCCTGGAAGCCCTACAGCTGGAGAAGCGGCTCAGCCTCCTCTCCCACTCAGTCAGGACGGGCAGTGGAG GGGATGACCGCAGCCTGTCCAGCTCGTCGTCAGAGGCGAGCCGCTCGGACGTCAGCACCAGCAGCCGGCTCACAGCCTGGCCAGAGCAGTCCTGGTCCTCGGCTGGCACCTCGCAGGAGGGGCCCGGGCTGGGGGCCGCCCAGGTCCCTGGGGAGGTCGCGCTGGGCGCCTCCAGGCCGCCACCCAAGCCGCTGCGGCCCCGGCAGCTGCAGGAGGTCGGCCGCCAGAGCTCAGCGGACAGCGGCATCGCCACGGGCAGCCGCTCCTCCTGCTCGGGCAGCTTCTCCTCGGGCACCGACAGCAGCCTGGACGTGTGGCGATCCGGCGACGAGTTTGGCTCACTGCTCAGTCTGCCGCTGGCGGCCGGGGCGCCCGAGCCCAGCCTGTGTGCCTGCCCTCCGGGGACAGCCGAGTACCAAGTGCCCACCGCCCTGCGGCCCCACTATGACTCGCCCCGCAGCCTGCGCCAGGCACCCAGGGACCAGACCCCAGCCGCACAGGGCGGCCCTGCCGGCGGCGGGGCTGGGGACTCGGGCAGCCAGGTGTCCGCGGGGTGCCCCTCCAGCTGGCTGGGTGCCCGGCAGCGGGGACAGGAGACGGAGGCTGCGGGCAGTGAGGCCAccccacccagcccagcccccaccgAGCCCTGGGAGGCGGGTGGCCCTCGTGCTGAGCCGCCTCCTGCCTTCTTTGCCGCATGTCCCGTCTGTGGCGGACTCAAGGTAAAGCCCCCGCCCTGA